One window of Nostoc sp. C052 genomic DNA carries:
- a CDS encoding Fur family transcriptional regulator, which produces MTVYTTTSLKAELNERGWRLTPQRETILHIFQELPQGEHLSAEDLYHRLETDGEGISLSTIYRTLKLMARMGILRELELGEGHKHYEINQPYPHHHHHLICVRCNSTIEFKNDSILKIGSKTAQKEGFHLLDCQMTIHAVCPKCQRALMPL; this is translated from the coding sequence ATGACTGTCTACACAACTACTTCACTCAAGGCAGAACTGAACGAACGAGGCTGGCGTTTAACTCCCCAGCGTGAAACAATTTTACATATTTTTCAAGAACTTCCGCAAGGAGAACATCTGAGTGCGGAGGATCTTTATCATCGATTAGAAACTGATGGTGAAGGGATCAGTCTGTCAACTATTTATCGGACTTTGAAGTTGATGGCCAGGATGGGAATTTTACGGGAACTAGAATTGGGCGAGGGACATAAGCATTATGAGATCAACCAGCCCTATCCTCATCATCACCATCACTTAATTTGTGTTAGATGCAACTCAACTATTGAGTTTAAAAATGATTCAATTTTAAAAATTGGGTCAAAAACCGCTCAAAAAGAAGGTTTTCACCTCTTAGACTGTCAAATGACTATTCATGCAGTATGTCCCAAGTGCCAACGGGCACTGATGCCGCTTTAG
- the sigC gene encoding RNA polymerase sigma factor SigC → MPATSFYADAPYNTKKSRQALDSDLTVDDSELSVDDLQELELASVDNANFAASTNRRSTDLVRLYLQEIGRVRLLGRDEEVSEAQKVQRYLRMRIVLAKAAKEGDEVITPYLRLVEVQERLTSELGHRPSLERWAATADIVLSDLRPTLANGKRRWAEIAKLTVEELEQVQSQGLQAKEHMIKANLRLVVSVAKKYQNRGLELLDLVQEGTLGLERAVEKFDPTKGYRFSTYAYWWIRQGITRAIATSSRTIRLPVHITEKLNKIKKAQRKIAQEKGRTPTLEDLATELEMTPTQVREVLLRVPRSVSLETKVGKDKDTELGELLETDSVTPEEMLMRESLQRDLHHLLSDLTSRERDVILMRFGLADGHPYSLAEIGRALDLSRERVRQIESKALQKLRQPKRRNLIRDYLESLS, encoded by the coding sequence ATGCCAGCAACATCTTTTTATGCAGACGCCCCCTACAACACCAAAAAGTCCCGCCAGGCTTTGGACTCGGATCTCACGGTTGATGACAGTGAGTTATCGGTAGATGACCTACAGGAGCTAGAACTGGCTTCTGTTGACAATGCTAACTTTGCTGCTAGCACTAACCGTCGGAGTACAGACCTAGTACGTCTATATCTTCAAGAAATTGGTCGGGTTCGCTTGTTGGGGCGTGATGAAGAGGTTTCAGAAGCTCAAAAAGTCCAACGTTACTTGCGGATGCGGATAGTACTTGCTAAGGCTGCCAAGGAAGGGGATGAAGTGATTACGCCTTATCTTCGGTTAGTTGAAGTTCAAGAACGTCTTACTTCCGAACTGGGACATCGGCCGTCTTTGGAAAGATGGGCTGCTACTGCTGATATAGTTTTATCCGATCTTAGGCCAACTTTGGCAAATGGCAAACGTCGCTGGGCTGAAATCGCCAAGTTGACTGTAGAAGAGTTGGAGCAAGTTCAGTCCCAAGGACTCCAAGCAAAAGAACACATGATTAAGGCGAATCTTCGCTTAGTTGTGTCTGTTGCTAAGAAGTATCAAAATCGTGGTTTGGAATTGTTGGATTTAGTCCAAGAAGGTACATTAGGTTTGGAGCGGGCTGTAGAAAAATTTGACCCAACGAAGGGTTATCGCTTCAGTACTTATGCTTACTGGTGGATTCGTCAGGGTATTACACGAGCGATCGCTACTTCTAGTCGCACCATCCGCCTTCCGGTTCACATTACCGAAAAGTTAAACAAAATCAAAAAGGCTCAACGCAAAATTGCTCAAGAAAAAGGTCGCACTCCGACTTTAGAGGATTTAGCAACTGAGTTAGAGATGACACCGACCCAAGTCCGAGAAGTTTTGTTGCGGGTTCCTCGCTCCGTTTCTTTGGAAACCAAGGTAGGAAAAGATAAAGACACTGAGTTAGGCGAATTACTCGAGACTGACAGTGTAACCCCAGAAGAGATGTTGATGCGAGAATCTTTACAAAGAGATTTGCATCATCTTCTGTCAGATTTAACTAGCCGGGAACGCGATGTAATTTTGATGCGCTTTGGTTTGGCTGATGGTCATCCTTATTCTTTAGCAGAAATTGGCCGCGCTCTTGACTTATCGCGCGAACGAGTCCGCCAAATTGAATCCAAGGCTTTGCAAAAGCTACGTCAACCCAAGCGCCGCAACCTGATCCGCGATTATTTGGAATCTCTAAGTTAG
- a CDS encoding ATP-binding protein, translating to MEAIIFVGIQGAGKTTFYRDRFFNTHIRINLDMLKTRHREQIFLQACLEAKQRFVVDNTNPTVEERKRYITPAKAKGFRVVGYYFQSQLEDCKQRNSQRHPEEIVPLVGLLATYKKLNLPSWIEDFDALYSVKNDLNNSFVVEELNREI from the coding sequence ATGGAAGCAATTATTTTTGTAGGCATTCAGGGAGCAGGTAAAACTACCTTTTATCGCGATCGCTTCTTTAATACTCACATCCGCATTAACCTTGATATGCTCAAAACCCGTCATCGGGAGCAAATTTTTCTTCAAGCTTGTTTAGAAGCTAAACAGCGGTTCGTTGTAGACAATACTAACCCGACTGTGGAAGAAAGAAAACGCTATATTACTCCAGCGAAAGCGAAAGGTTTCCGGGTTGTGGGTTACTACTTTCAATCTCAACTCGAAGACTGCAAGCAACGAAATAGCCAGAGACATCCTGAAGAAATCGTGCCTTTGGTTGGGCTGTTAGCAACGTATAAAAAGCTGAATTTACCGAGTTGGATCGAAGATTTTGATGCACTTTATTCGGTGAAAAATGACTTAAATAATTCATTCGTTGTTGAGGAATTGAACCGTGAAATTTGA
- a CDS encoding tRNA(His) guanylyltransferase Thg1 family protein has protein sequence MKFDELDSKMRVFETAHDHCVLPGLYIVARLDGRSFTRLTKEVHQFEAPYDIRFRDLMLTTVEHLFNCGLDITYGYTQSDEISLLFAQQENTFNRKTRKLNSVLAGEASAKFSLLLGAIGCFDCRISQLPNIEEVVNYFRWRSQDAHRNALNAHCYWCLRRDGKSATEATSMMKGLSVADKNELLFQHGINFNHLPNWQKRGVGLYWEEYEKQGFNPIICETIPTLRRRIRQDLDLPMKDDYSKFIAKLLNNPGDF, from the coding sequence GTGAAATTTGATGAACTTGATAGCAAAATGCGGGTGTTTGAGACAGCACACGATCATTGTGTGCTACCTGGACTTTACATAGTTGCAAGATTAGATGGACGCAGCTTTACTCGCCTGACAAAAGAAGTACATCAATTTGAGGCTCCCTACGATATTCGTTTTCGAGATTTGATGCTTACAACTGTCGAACATTTGTTCAACTGCGGGTTAGATATCACTTATGGTTATACCCAAAGTGATGAAATTTCTCTACTGTTTGCTCAACAAGAAAACACTTTTAACCGAAAAACAAGAAAACTAAATTCGGTTTTAGCAGGTGAAGCCAGTGCCAAATTTTCTTTACTATTAGGTGCTATTGGCTGCTTTGACTGTCGCATTTCGCAGCTTCCTAATATAGAAGAAGTAGTAAATTATTTTCGTTGGCGCAGTCAAGATGCCCACAGAAATGCTCTCAATGCTCATTGTTATTGGTGTCTGCGTCGAGATGGCAAAAGTGCAACTGAAGCAACCAGCATGATGAAAGGGTTATCTGTTGCCGATAAAAACGAACTATTATTCCAGCATGGGATTAATTTTAATCATCTGCCCAATTGGCAAAAACGAGGTGTGGGACTGTATTGGGAAGAATACGAAAAGCAGGGATTCAACCCCATCATCTGTGAAACTATCCCAACGCTACGGCGACGCATCAGACAAGATTTGGACTTGCCAATGAAGGATGACTACAGCAAGTTTATTGCCAAACTTTTGAATAATCCAGGCGATTTCTAA
- a CDS encoding rhodanese-related sulfurtransferase: MKPEKLQVVATLYKFVKLPDFAEKREPLLSYCQEQGVKGTILLALEGINGTIAGSRQAIDSVLWFLRSDPRLADIESKESYTETPPFERMKVRLKQEIVTLGLPEIDPSEQVGIYVNPQEWNDLISDPEVTVIDTRNDYEVNIGTFQGAENPQTESFREFPDYVLNNLDPTKHKKVALFCTGGIRCEKASSFMLAQGFAEVYHLKGGILKYLEEVPAQESLWEGECFVFDERIAVSHGLEEGSCERCFCCGRPISEEDKASPKYEQGLSCPYCFDSLTEEKRARQQEKWRHYQTQIGNKNQDLS; the protein is encoded by the coding sequence ATGAAGCCAGAAAAGCTCCAAGTTGTCGCAACACTGTATAAATTTGTCAAACTGCCAGATTTTGCCGAGAAACGAGAGCCTCTACTATCTTACTGCCAAGAGCAAGGTGTCAAGGGGACGATTTTGCTGGCACTAGAGGGGATTAACGGTACAATTGCTGGTTCGCGCCAGGCCATTGACTCTGTTCTTTGGTTTCTGCGTTCTGACCCTCGTCTAGCAGATATAGAATCCAAAGAGTCCTATACTGAAACCCCACCCTTTGAGCGGATGAAGGTGCGGTTAAAGCAAGAAATTGTGACTTTGGGGTTGCCGGAAATTGATCCAAGTGAGCAAGTTGGGATTTATGTCAATCCCCAAGAATGGAATGATTTAATTTCCGACCCAGAAGTAACTGTGATTGACACCCGCAATGATTATGAGGTGAATATCGGTACTTTCCAAGGGGCGGAAAATCCCCAAACTGAATCATTCCGAGAATTTCCCGATTATGTGCTAAATAATCTCGACCCAACTAAACACAAAAAGGTTGCTCTGTTTTGTACAGGGGGCATTCGCTGTGAAAAAGCCTCATCTTTCATGCTTGCCCAAGGTTTTGCAGAAGTCTATCATCTCAAAGGTGGCATTCTGAAGTATTTGGAGGAAGTTCCAGCACAAGAAAGTTTATGGGAAGGGGAATGCTTTGTTTTTGATGAGCGGATAGCTGTGAGTCATGGGTTAGAGGAAGGGAGTTGTGAGCGGTGTTTCTGTTGTGGGCGTCCGATTTCTGAGGAAGATAAAGCGTCTCCCAAATATGAGCAAGGTCTATCTTGTCCCTATTGTTTTGATAGCCTCACCGAAGAGAAAAGAGCGCGTCAGCAGGAAAAATGGCGGCACTACCAAACCCAAATTGGTAACAAAAATCAGGATTTGAGTTGA
- a CDS encoding ATP-binding protein codes for MGQARILVVEDEVIVARTIASQLSQLGYIVTGTASSGKVAIAKALETQPELVLMDIILKGEMDGIATAIQIREQLDVPVIYLTAYGDEHTLERAKITQPFGYIVKPFTTKDLRIAIEIGLLKHQLERELRENRDQLATLLNSMSDAVIAANEQGRVTFMNPAAEALTGWQQKDALGNEAAKIFHIVDEVTETTLESPVTKVLREQQVAYLGEFTSLITKNGKRVPIGDSASPLKGRPDQINGVVVVFWDLSERRQTKLLEQALEKEQELNRLKSLFISTVSHEFRNPLTVVQTAVELIEMQGANLTNAKRDVYLKRIQGAVQSMEKLMEEVLFMGRAEAEKLIYNPTPLNLEQFCLNLIEDFSIIESNVYEIIFTCHSENTSAVMDEVLLHYLFTNILSNAVKYSPRGGKIQFDLICDPIEKVAIFHIQDQGMGIPEADQPRLFESFYRASNVKSIKGTGLGLVIVKRCVDAHRGQISVTSQVEVGTIFTVILPLNSELSLTETSEL; via the coding sequence ATGGGTCAAGCTAGGATTTTAGTCGTTGAAGATGAAGTGATTGTGGCTAGAACTATTGCCAGCCAACTGAGTCAACTAGGATACATTGTTACAGGTACCGCCTCATCTGGAAAAGTTGCCATTGCTAAAGCATTGGAAACTCAACCAGAACTAGTATTAATGGATATTATTCTTAAAGGTGAGATGGATGGGATTGCTACTGCTATTCAGATTCGCGAGCAGTTAGATGTACCTGTAATTTATTTAACCGCTTATGGCGATGAGCATACTTTAGAAAGAGCAAAAATTACCCAACCTTTCGGATATATTGTTAAACCATTTACTACAAAAGATTTAAGAATAGCGATCGAAATCGGTCTTTTAAAACACCAGTTAGAACGCGAACTACGGGAGAATCGAGATCAGTTAGCAACCCTTTTAAACTCAATGAGTGATGCTGTAATTGCCGCAAATGAACAGGGAAGAGTAACATTTATGAATCCTGCGGCTGAGGCACTGACTGGCTGGCAGCAAAAAGATGCTTTAGGAAATGAGGCAGCGAAAATTTTTCATATTGTCGATGAAGTTACAGAGACGACATTAGAAAGCCCTGTGACAAAAGTGCTGCGCGAGCAACAAGTTGCTTATTTAGGGGAATTCACATCTCTAATTACGAAAAACGGCAAAAGAGTTCCAATTGGTGATAGTGCTTCACCACTAAAAGGACGACCTGACCAGATCAATGGCGTAGTAGTTGTTTTCTGGGATCTTAGCGAACGACGGCAAACAAAATTGCTAGAGCAAGCATTGGAGAAGGAGCAAGAACTTAACCGTCTCAAGTCCTTATTTATCTCCACCGTATCTCATGAGTTTCGTAATCCTCTGACTGTTGTTCAAACGGCAGTAGAACTCATAGAAATGCAAGGAGCAAATTTGACCAATGCAAAAAGAGACGTTTATTTAAAGCGAATTCAAGGTGCTGTACAATCTATGGAAAAGCTCATGGAAGAAGTGTTGTTTATGGGTCGAGCTGAAGCAGAAAAACTCATATACAACCCTACTCCCCTTAACTTAGAGCAATTCTGTCTAAACTTAATCGAAGATTTTTCAATTATTGAAAGCAACGTTTATGAAATTATTTTTACCTGTCATAGTGAGAATACGTCCGCTGTCATGGATGAAGTACTCTTACATTACCTGTTTACAAACATTCTCTCAAACGCAGTTAAATATTCTCCGAGAGGTGGCAAGATTCAGTTTGATTTAATATGCGATCCGATTGAGAAAGTAGCAATTTTCCATATTCAAGATCAAGGTATGGGCATTCCTGAAGCAGACCAACCTCGACTGTTTGAATCATTCTACCGAGCCTCAAATGTCAAATCCATTAAGGGTACTGGATTAGGATTAGTAATTGTTAAAAGGTGTGTTGATGCCCATAGAGGTCAAATCAGTGTCACCAGCCAAGTTGAAGTCGGTACTATATTTACAGTAATTTTGCCTTTAAATTCCGAATTATCCTTGACGGAAACTTCTGAATTATGA
- a CDS encoding PAS domain S-box protein: MLFPENESQKSFNLLFSKNPNPMWVYDQNNLQFLDVNEAAVLHYGYSQEEFLQMRITDIRPSEDVSLLLEYLEQNHSNLHFAKQWRHRRKDGQIIDVEIFTQTIDYGTYNARLVNIRDITEHKQIEKTLQESEARFRVISEAIPLPLTISRVSDGLILYANTQLLQTFRLSPEYLVNRNFFLDLYHDLADLEALLKILNQQGFIHNYELQLKRSDGTHFWAIASLQYLTFNNESAILTVFNDINDRKNVETKLQEQNEFLRTIFESIPLMIALFDANGKLQWVNQEWENILGWKFQDFPTRDVLEVLYPNLEYRQYVINFIQSAQRNWGDFKTQVRDGRLLDTSWTNVYLSNGQIIGIGQDITERKQTELALKAQAEREQLMRTVAQRIRQSLNLQDILNATVQEVRDLLGVDRVVVYQFDSEMIGTIMAESVEDGWTVSLGVEIHDTCFQTATGVEYYQGRKRAIANIYEAGLTDCHIRLLERFEVKANLVVPILLEAGSQNPGSHLWGLLVAHQCSGFREWEENQLDLLDHLTVQLAIAIQQSSILEQAQTELVQRQKAQVKLKAALAEKEVLLKEVHHRVKNNLQIVSSLLQLQSQTLKDPEVIKVLRESQNRIESISLIHKNLYTSANIGQIDVADYIHNLATSLLISYQIWPNKIALETDIDPLSLNVDQAIACGLVINELISNALKHAFPDQQVGTISIALRNAGNNIEMTIRDNGIGLPDNLDWRNTDSLGLSLVHDLITEQLEGDITLERNHGTVFKIKFTQLTLH; encoded by the coding sequence ATGCTATTTCCTGAGAATGAAAGTCAAAAGAGTTTTAATCTCCTTTTCTCTAAAAATCCTAACCCAATGTGGGTATATGACCAGAATAATCTACAATTTTTAGATGTAAATGAAGCTGCTGTTCTCCATTACGGCTACTCACAAGAAGAGTTTTTGCAAATGCGAATAACTGACATTCGCCCTTCAGAAGATGTCTCTCTATTGCTGGAATATTTAGAACAAAATCACTCTAACTTACATTTTGCGAAACAATGGCGACATCGGCGAAAAGATGGACAGATTATTGATGTTGAAATTTTCACACAGACAATAGACTATGGCACTTATAATGCTCGCTTAGTTAATATACGAGACATCACAGAACACAAACAAATAGAAAAAACTCTTCAGGAAAGCGAAGCAAGATTTCGCGTCATTTCTGAAGCTATTCCTCTTCCATTAACTATTTCGCGTGTGTCTGATGGATTGATATTATACGCTAATACACAATTGCTTCAAACATTTCGGCTTTCTCCAGAGTATTTAGTTAATCGTAATTTTTTTTTGGATTTATATCATGATTTGGCAGATTTAGAAGCACTTTTAAAGATTCTTAATCAACAGGGCTTTATTCATAATTATGAACTCCAATTAAAAAGATCAGATGGAACTCATTTCTGGGCGATCGCTTCATTGCAATATTTAACCTTTAATAATGAATCAGCAATTTTGACAGTATTTAATGATATTAATGACCGCAAAAATGTTGAAACAAAACTCCAAGAGCAAAATGAATTTTTGCGGACAATTTTTGAGAGTATACCTTTAATGATTGCCCTTTTTGATGCTAATGGTAAACTTCAGTGGGTGAACCAAGAATGGGAAAATATTCTTGGTTGGAAATTTCAAGATTTCCCAACTCGTGATGTCTTGGAAGTGTTATATCCTAATCTGGAATATCGACAGTATGTAATTAATTTTATTCAGTCTGCACAACGTAATTGGGGTGACTTTAAAACTCAGGTGCGCGATGGTCGTTTACTAGATACATCTTGGACTAATGTTTACCTTTCAAATGGTCAAATTATCGGTATTGGGCAAGACATCACAGAACGTAAGCAAACTGAACTAGCTCTAAAAGCTCAAGCCGAGCGGGAGCAATTAATGCGAACTGTTGCTCAACGAATTCGTCAATCTTTGAATCTTCAAGATATTCTGAATGCAACAGTTCAAGAAGTACGAGATTTACTTGGTGTCGATCGAGTAGTAGTTTATCAATTTGACTCAGAGATGATCGGCACAATTATGGCGGAATCGGTAGAAGATGGATGGACAGTTTCTTTGGGCGTAGAGATTCATGATACGTGTTTTCAAACAGCTACAGGAGTAGAGTATTATCAGGGACGCAAGCGAGCGATCGCTAATATTTATGAAGCTGGACTAACTGATTGCCATATTCGCCTGCTAGAACGGTTTGAGGTGAAAGCAAATTTAGTTGTGCCCATTTTACTAGAAGCAGGCTCTCAAAACCCTGGCTCTCACCTTTGGGGTTTACTGGTTGCTCACCAATGCTCTGGTTTTCGTGAGTGGGAAGAAAATCAATTAGATTTGCTCGATCATCTCACAGTCCAATTAGCGATCGCAATTCAACAATCTAGCATCTTAGAACAAGCTCAAACTGAACTTGTTCAAAGACAAAAAGCTCAAGTCAAGTTAAAAGCTGCCTTAGCTGAAAAAGAAGTTCTCTTAAAAGAAGTTCATCATCGAGTTAAAAATAATTTGCAAATTGTTTCTAGTTTATTACAACTTCAATCACAAACACTCAAAGATCCAGAAGTCATCAAAGTTCTGCGAGAAAGTCAAAATCGAATTGAGTCAATATCTCTAATTCATAAAAATTTGTATACTTCAGCGAATATTGGACAAATTGATGTTGCTGATTATATCCACAATTTAGCTACGAGCTTACTAATTTCCTATCAAATATGGCCTAATAAAATCGCTTTAGAAACTGATATAGATCCATTGAGTTTGAATGTTGACCAAGCCATTGCCTGTGGATTGGTGATTAACGAATTAATCTCCAATGCTCTCAAGCACGCTTTTCCCGATCAACAAGTAGGCACAATCAGTATTGCTTTACGTAATGCTGGCAATAATATCGAAATGACTATCCGAGACAATGGAATTGGTTTACCAGATAATTTAGATTGGAGAAATACTGATTCTTTGGGTCTATCGTTAGTACATGACTTGATTACAGAACAACTGGAAGGCGATATCACCCTAGAACGCAATCATGGAACAGTATTTAAAATCAAATTCACGCAGTTAACTTTGCATTAG
- a CDS encoding SagB/ThcOx family dehydrogenase, with protein sequence MPELHQSIAQHYHERTKYNPETLASKSQRLDWTKQPVPFKEYKIGSTFDLKPYIQEKPEAYANNPDAQWWQRLSRLLFRSYGLTAKMPSMGSAVYLRAAPSAGGLYPAEVYVVSRGTSLLPPGLYNYQCRTHSLMHYWESDVWQNLQAACFWHPSLENTQLAIIVTAVFYRSAWRYEDRAYRRIFLDTGHLLGNIELAGAITDYRPHLIGGFVDESVNDLLYVDPQQEGAIAVLPLADLLDINQNLPLGCTALPSATETSYPQIPDGELLTYFHRHTHIQSGVTGNLNLPTIKQEKSLEDKYNFPFCLKIPTNTAPIDWGQKLSELEITMYKRRSTRAYNGEDLSFDELKSLLDFTYQPKNYIDQSLDISPDYFDLNLIETFIAVCGVKGLEAGCYYYAPKAQELRQIRFKNFRRELHFLCLGQELGRDAAAVLFHTADLKSAIAQYGDRVYRYLHMDAGHLGQRLNLAAMHLNVGVSGIGGFFDDQVNEVLGIPTDEAVLYITTLGRPR encoded by the coding sequence ATGCCAGAATTACACCAATCAATTGCCCAGCATTATCACGAACGGACTAAATACAATCCTGAGACTCTCGCCTCCAAAAGTCAGCGCTTAGACTGGACTAAGCAGCCAGTGCCCTTTAAAGAGTACAAAATTGGCTCTACTTTTGATCTCAAACCCTATATCCAAGAAAAACCAGAGGCTTATGCTAATAACCCGGATGCTCAATGGTGGCAAAGACTTTCGCGGCTGTTGTTTCGCAGTTATGGATTAACGGCGAAAATGCCTTCTATGGGTAGTGCGGTGTATTTACGTGCTGCTCCCAGTGCAGGCGGATTATACCCTGCTGAGGTGTATGTGGTTTCCCGTGGTACGTCGTTATTACCACCTGGTTTGTATAACTACCAGTGTCGGACTCATTCTCTCATGCATTATTGGGAAAGTGATGTTTGGCAAAATCTCCAAGCAGCTTGTTTCTGGCATCCTTCTTTAGAAAATACCCAATTAGCAATTATTGTGACTGCGGTTTTCTATCGTTCTGCATGGCGCTATGAAGATCGGGCTTACCGTCGGATTTTTCTGGATACGGGACACCTGTTGGGTAATATCGAGTTGGCTGGTGCGATTACTGACTATCGCCCCCATCTAATTGGCGGCTTTGTAGATGAATCGGTTAACGATCTGCTTTATGTCGATCCGCAACAAGAAGGTGCGATCGCTGTCTTACCTCTGGCAGACTTGTTAGATATTAATCAAAATTTGCCATTGGGATGTACTGCTTTACCTTCCGCTACCGAAACAAGTTATCCTCAAATCCCCGATGGCGAACTACTAACATATTTCCATCGACACACTCATATCCAATCAGGTGTAACTGGCAATCTCAATCTACCAACTATTAAACAAGAAAAATCTTTGGAGGATAAATACAATTTTCCTTTCTGTTTAAAAATTCCCACTAATACTGCACCTATAGATTGGGGACAAAAGCTGTCAGAACTAGAAATCACCATGTACAAGCGACGCTCTACCCGTGCTTACAATGGTGAGGATTTAAGCTTCGATGAATTGAAAAGTTTACTCGATTTCACTTACCAGCCAAAAAATTACATCGACCAAAGTTTAGATATTTCTCCAGACTACTTCGATCTAAATTTAATCGAAACATTCATTGCTGTTTGCGGAGTCAAAGGATTGGAGGCGGGTTGTTATTATTATGCACCGAAAGCCCAAGAATTACGCCAAATTCGGTTTAAAAACTTCCGCCGAGAGTTACATTTTCTCTGTTTAGGACAAGAATTAGGGCGGGATGCAGCAGCAGTATTGTTTCATACCGCCGATTTGAAATCTGCGATCGCACAATATGGCGATCGCGTTTACCGTTACTTACACATGGATGCCGGTCATTTGGGGCAACGCCTGAATTTAGCAGCAATGCACCTGAATGTAGGCGTCAGTGGTATCGGTGGATTCTTTGACGATCAAGTAAATGAAGTTTTGGGTATTCCTACTGATGAAGCCGTTTTATATATAACTACACTGGGACGCCCTAGATAA